From a single Bacillus pseudomycoides DSM 12442 genomic region:
- a CDS encoding universal stress protein gives MYKQIILACDGSEHAIRAAKHAVHISTLSKEVTVEVVYVVDSRAAKSDIIQGQTNIETISASRKDRLKEIEILLQQEGVSYKITILHGDPGNTLVQYVNTGDIDLVIVGSRGLNTLQEMVLGSVSHKIAKRVKCPVMIVK, from the coding sequence ATGTACAAGCAAATTATATTAGCATGTGATGGTTCAGAACACGCAATACGCGCAGCAAAACATGCCGTACATATTTCTACATTGAGTAAGGAAGTAACCGTTGAAGTTGTATACGTAGTAGATAGTAGAGCAGCAAAATCAGATATTATACAGGGACAAACAAATATAGAAACAATTTCAGCTAGTCGAAAAGATAGATTAAAAGAAATTGAGATTTTATTACAGCAAGAAGGAGTTTCTTATAAAATTACGATTTTACATGGTGATCCAGGAAATACACTTGTGCAATATGTAAATACAGGAGACATTGATCTTGTAATAGTGGGGAGCAGGGGATTGAATACATTGCAAGAAATGGTACTTGGTAGTGTAAGTCATAAAATAGCAAAACGAGTGAAATGTCCGGTGATGATCGTGAAGTAA
- a CDS encoding DUF4027 family protein, protein MKAFQSLTYSQGVSLICLGGFTTSVTLAIAMKMFQQMFL, encoded by the coding sequence ATGAAAGCATTTCAAAGTTTAACATATAGTCAAGGAGTGAGTCTTATTTGTTTAGGGGGATTTACTACTTCGGTGACATTGGCTATTGCAATGAAAATGTTTCAGCAGATGTTTTTATAA
- the glpT gene encoding glycerol-3-phosphate transporter has product MFLTQLFKPAPHTERLPADRIDSEYRKLRLQVFLGIFIGYAGYYLVRKNFSLAMPYLVEQGFSKGELGVILSAVSIAYGLSKFIMGIVSDRCNPRYFLAAGLFLSGIINIIFGSFSFITTSILLMFVLQFLNGWVQGMGWPPCGRTMVHWFSISERGTKMSIWNVAHNVGGGLMGPLVTLGLFLFAGSWQSIFYFPGIFAILVGIYVLIVMRDTPQSCGLPPIEEYTGEYPSDERVKDRERELSVKEILFTYVLNNKFLWYIAIANVFVYFVRYGVVDWAPTYLVEEKNFTHNSSRTAYALYEFAGIPGTLLCGWMSDKLFKGRRAPAGILFMVGVFIAVLVYWLNPAGHPIIDSIALVAIGFLIYGPVMLIGLHALDLAPKKAAGTAAGLTGFFGYLGGAAFASAAMGFIVDAFGWNGGFILLLTSCVLAIVFLALTLNTGSSKSQQA; this is encoded by the coding sequence ATGTTTTTAACTCAGTTGTTTAAACCTGCGCCGCATACAGAGCGCTTACCTGCTGATCGCATTGATAGCGAATACCGCAAACTGCGCTTACAAGTATTTTTAGGCATTTTCATTGGCTATGCAGGCTACTACCTTGTTCGCAAAAACTTTTCACTGGCTATGCCTTATCTTGTTGAACAAGGATTTAGCAAAGGTGAACTTGGAGTTATCCTTTCTGCTGTATCCATTGCATATGGCTTAAGTAAATTTATTATGGGGATTGTCTCCGACCGTTGTAACCCCCGCTACTTCTTAGCGGCAGGACTATTTTTATCCGGTATCATTAATATTATCTTTGGTTCATTCTCTTTTATTACAACAAGTATTTTGCTTATGTTTGTTCTTCAATTTTTAAATGGTTGGGTACAAGGTATGGGCTGGCCTCCATGTGGCCGCACAATGGTTCATTGGTTCTCTATTAGTGAACGCGGTACAAAAATGTCCATTTGGAACGTTGCCCACAATGTTGGTGGCGGACTTATGGGACCGCTCGTAACATTAGGACTATTCTTATTTGCTGGTAGCTGGCAAAGCATTTTCTACTTCCCAGGTATTTTTGCAATTTTAGTTGGGATCTATGTATTAATTGTAATGCGAGATACACCGCAATCTTGTGGATTACCACCTATTGAAGAATATACGGGTGAATATCCTTCAGATGAAAGAGTAAAAGATCGTGAACGCGAACTTTCGGTAAAGGAAATTTTATTTACTTATGTACTAAACAACAAATTTTTATGGTACATCGCTATAGCTAACGTATTCGTATACTTCGTACGCTACGGTGTTGTAGACTGGGCACCTACTTATTTAGTAGAAGAAAAAAACTTTACTCATAATAGTTCTCGTACAGCATACGCATTATACGAATTTGCTGGTATTCCGGGCACACTCCTTTGCGGATGGATGAGCGATAAATTATTTAAAGGGCGCCGTGCCCCTGCTGGTATTTTATTCATGGTTGGTGTATTCATTGCTGTTCTTGTTTATTGGTTAAATCCGGCTGGTCATCCAATCATCGATAGCATCGCACTAGTGGCAATTGGCTTCTTAATTTATGGACCAGTTATGCTCATTGGATTACATGCCCTTGACTTAGCACCAAAGAAAGCTGCTGGAACAGCTGCTGGTTTAACAGGTTTCTTCGGTTACCTGGGCGGTGCTGCATTTGCTAGTGCTGCAATGGGCTTTATTGTAGATGCTTTCGGATGGAACGGCGGTTTCATTCTATTACTTACATCTTGTGTACTTGCGATTGTATTCCTTGCTCTAACTTTAAACACAGGATCTTCAAAATCACAACAAGCTTAA
- a CDS encoding MarR family winged helix-turn-helix transcriptional regulator gives MPNDMTHIDRIQALAFSIGKKMQTELLEQMQASGLTPPQFYILKILDHYGASRATKLAKKMYVKPSAITVMIDRLIDQELVLRYHDKEDRRVVVIELTKKGKDVVEEAMTARNEHIAKYFSHLELQEREDLLRLFEKLEVIICGESEKKETN, from the coding sequence ATGCCAAATGATATGACTCATATTGATAGAATTCAGGCTTTAGCATTCTCTATAGGAAAGAAAATGCAAACGGAGTTACTAGAACAAATGCAAGCATCAGGACTTACACCACCGCAATTTTATATTTTAAAAATTTTAGACCATTACGGTGCATCAAGAGCAACGAAATTGGCGAAGAAAATGTATGTGAAACCAAGCGCAATTACAGTGATGATCGATCGGTTAATCGATCAAGAATTGGTACTGCGCTACCATGACAAAGAAGATCGCCGTGTTGTTGTAATTGAGCTGACGAAGAAGGGGAAAGATGTAGTAGAAGAGGCAATGACTGCTCGTAATGAGCATATTGCAAAATACTTCTCACATTTAGAATTACAAGAGAGAGAAGATTTACTACGCTTATTTGAAAAGTTAGAGGTAATTATTTGCGGGGAATCTGAGAAGAAAGAGACAAACTAA
- a CDS encoding MDR family MFS transporter yields the protein MEQQENQNRKLLLIGLVIAMLFAALDGTIVGTAMPRIVGDLGGLSLMTWLTTAYMLTSTTVVPIAGKLADLLGRRNVYITGLIIFMVGSALCGMANGMTELIIFRGIQGLGGGIMMPMAMIIIGDMFTGKERAKWQGIFGALYGLASVIGPQVGGWIVDAVNWRWVFYINLPVGILATIFIAMGLKGHKQTGPIKIDIAGIFTMILGVVTLLLALTFGGKDYAWDSWQIIGLFALAIIGIVSFIIVETKAEEPILPMHFFKNRTFTLLNAIGFFMSIGMFGAIMFVPFFMQGIVGVSAAESGTIMTPMMITMIVMSIIGGQLVLKVGVKPQIITGMLIMAGGFWLLTTMDMHTTKLIATSYMMIIGLGMGLVMPTLTLALQESFPKKDLGVVTSSSQFFRQIGGTFGITILGSIMNNTSGTTLTNKLVPVLDTFPAEAGQMVTKFKDMIHTDPQSLYSMLFSPEALKQMPEAFSNSIVPILKTSLVDSLHSVFLTGLVFIVVGAVFTIFLQKIKLSNRKKGAEEPATEVEEKDTNVSYS from the coding sequence ATGGAGCAACAAGAAAATCAGAATAGAAAGCTGTTGTTAATCGGTCTAGTTATTGCCATGTTATTTGCTGCATTAGATGGAACAATCGTTGGTACAGCAATGCCGCGAATTGTTGGCGATCTAGGCGGATTAAGTTTAATGACATGGTTAACAACGGCATATATGTTAACATCAACAACAGTTGTACCAATTGCAGGTAAGTTAGCGGATTTATTAGGACGTCGTAACGTGTATATTACAGGATTAATCATTTTTATGGTTGGCTCAGCACTTTGCGGTATGGCGAATGGTATGACTGAGTTAATTATTTTCCGTGGTATTCAAGGGCTTGGTGGCGGTATTATGATGCCAATGGCGATGATTATTATCGGGGATATGTTTACAGGGAAAGAACGTGCGAAATGGCAAGGAATCTTTGGAGCGTTATATGGTCTTGCTTCCGTAATTGGACCGCAAGTGGGCGGTTGGATTGTTGATGCTGTCAACTGGAGATGGGTATTCTATATCAACTTGCCAGTCGGTATTTTGGCGACAATCTTTATTGCAATGGGATTAAAAGGACATAAACAAACAGGTCCAATTAAAATTGATATCGCTGGTATTTTCACGATGATTCTTGGTGTTGTGACTTTATTACTTGCACTAACGTTTGGCGGGAAAGACTATGCTTGGGATTCTTGGCAAATCATTGGATTATTTGCACTTGCTATCATTGGTATAGTAAGCTTCATCATTGTTGAAACGAAGGCGGAAGAACCAATTTTACCAATGCATTTCTTTAAAAACCGTACATTTACACTATTAAATGCAATTGGTTTCTTTATGAGTATTGGAATGTTTGGTGCAATTATGTTCGTTCCATTCTTTATGCAAGGAATTGTTGGCGTAAGTGCGGCTGAATCTGGAACGATAATGACACCAATGATGATTACGATGATTGTGATGAGTATTATTGGTGGTCAGCTTGTATTAAAGGTAGGCGTAAAACCACAAATTATTACAGGTATGCTCATTATGGCTGGCGGTTTTTGGTTATTAACAACAATGGATATGCATACAACTAAACTTATTGCAACATCATATATGATGATTATCGGTTTAGGAATGGGTCTTGTAATGCCGACATTAACATTAGCATTACAAGAAAGTTTCCCGAAAAAGGATCTTGGAGTTGTAACATCTTCAAGTCAGTTCTTCCGTCAAATCGGTGGGACGTTCGGAATTACGATTTTAGGTTCTATTATGAATAATACGTCAGGTACAACATTGACAAATAAATTAGTTCCTGTACTAGATACATTCCCAGCAGAAGCGGGACAAATGGTAACGAAGTTTAAAGATATGATTCATACAGATCCACAAAGTTTATATTCTATGCTATTTAGCCCAGAAGCATTAAAACAAATGCCAGAAGCATTCTCAAATAGCATTGTACCAATTTTGAAAACATCTTTAGTGGATTCACTTCATAGTGTATTCCTAACAGGGTTAGTCTTTATCGTAGTTGGTGCCGTATTTACAATCTTCTTACAAAAAATTAAGCTTTCTAATCGTAAAAAAGGTGCAGAAGAACCTGCTACTGAAGTAGAAGAGAAAGATACAAACGTATCTTACTCATAA
- a CDS encoding LacI family DNA-binding transcriptional regulator produces the protein MSTIKDVAKLAGVSVATVSRVLNKNGYVHEDTLKKVERAIELLDYKPSTVARSLYNKKSRLIGLVVPNIVNPFFPEVARAVEDVAHKQGYTVVLCNSDESLEKEKQYIDVLRQNNVDGFIVATNPQNSMNYMNLSVPVVAIDRMFNERIPTVYADNYAGSQEATKLLLEKGCQHIAHIRGPRDVSTANERFEGFVDVITQYGLSYMIAESTFDPADSERVAMELLEEYSHIDGIVAGNDLIAIGVVKAALQKGISIPDDLQIIGFDGISLTEMMYPSLTTVAQPIYEMGRIATELLLEQMEGNQLETEHYRLPIEIIERNTTK, from the coding sequence ATGAGTACGATTAAAGATGTTGCGAAATTAGCGGGAGTATCTGTTGCGACCGTTTCCAGGGTGTTAAATAAGAACGGATATGTTCACGAAGATACATTAAAAAAAGTGGAACGAGCAATTGAACTGTTGGATTATAAGCCTAGTACAGTAGCACGTTCTTTATATAATAAAAAATCTCGCTTAATTGGTTTGGTTGTTCCAAATATCGTGAATCCATTCTTTCCAGAAGTTGCACGTGCCGTAGAGGATGTAGCACATAAGCAAGGATACACAGTTGTACTTTGTAATTCTGATGAAAGTTTAGAGAAAGAGAAACAATATATTGATGTGCTCAGACAAAATAATGTTGATGGGTTTATTGTGGCAACAAACCCACAAAATAGTATGAATTACATGAACTTGTCTGTGCCAGTTGTGGCAATTGACCGCATGTTTAATGAGCGTATTCCGACGGTATATGCAGATAACTATGCGGGAAGTCAAGAAGCAACAAAGTTACTGTTAGAAAAAGGGTGTCAACATATTGCGCATATTCGTGGACCGCGCGATGTGAGTACAGCAAATGAGCGTTTTGAAGGTTTTGTAGATGTTATTACACAATATGGGCTTTCTTATATGATTGCAGAAAGTACGTTTGATCCGGCAGATAGCGAACGTGTGGCAATGGAATTGTTAGAAGAGTATTCGCATATCGATGGCATTGTAGCTGGAAATGATTTGATTGCCATTGGGGTAGTGAAAGCGGCATTACAAAAAGGAATTTCCATTCCAGATGATTTACAAATTATTGGATTTGATGGTATTTCTTTAACAGAAATGATGTATCCATCTCTTACAACAGTTGCACAACCTATTTATGAAATGGGACGAATTGCAACAGAATTATTGCTAGAGCAAATGGAAGGAAATCAATTAGAAACCGAACATTATCGTTTACCGATTGAAATTATAGAACGAAATACAACGAAGTAA
- the rbsK gene encoding ribokinase: MPNIAVVGSISMDLVAVSKKRPKAGETVIGEAFHTVPGGKGANQAVAAARLGANVAMVGAVGNDDYGKLVRKNLENERIFIDYVVPVTDETTGIAHIVLAEEDNSIVVVQGANRLVNQQIADRAKDLLAKADMVVLQLEIPLETVEYVLDICEEHKIPVMLNPAPAQVLPVDILEKATYITPNEHECRIVLDDFTSPIEELLAKYPNKLLMTEGGKGVRFHNGTEIVHVPSIDVEVVDTTGAGDTFNGALAVALSEGETLQKAIRFANIAGGLSVTKLGAQGGMPTREKVREVQVIVG; this comes from the coding sequence ATGCCAAACATTGCAGTAGTCGGCAGTATTTCAATGGATTTAGTCGCTGTTTCAAAAAAGCGACCAAAAGCAGGAGAAACAGTGATTGGAGAAGCGTTTCATACAGTGCCTGGAGGAAAAGGAGCAAACCAAGCTGTTGCCGCAGCTAGATTAGGTGCAAATGTGGCAATGGTAGGTGCTGTAGGAAATGATGATTATGGTAAGCTAGTTAGAAAAAATTTAGAGAATGAACGTATTTTTATCGACTATGTGGTACCGGTTACAGATGAAACGACAGGAATTGCGCATATTGTTTTGGCCGAGGAAGATAACAGTATTGTTGTTGTGCAAGGAGCAAACCGTCTCGTGAATCAGCAAATTGCCGATCGCGCAAAAGATCTTCTTGCAAAAGCTGATATGGTTGTCCTTCAGCTGGAAATTCCGCTAGAAACAGTGGAATACGTTCTTGATATTTGTGAAGAACACAAAATTCCGGTTATGTTAAATCCAGCTCCGGCACAAGTATTGCCAGTAGATATTTTAGAAAAGGCGACGTATATTACACCGAATGAGCATGAATGCCGCATTGTATTAGATGATTTTACGTCACCAATTGAAGAGTTACTTGCGAAATATCCAAATAAGTTACTGATGACAGAAGGTGGGAAAGGTGTTCGTTTCCATAATGGTACAGAGATTGTTCATGTACCAAGTATTGATGTTGAAGTAGTGGATACAACAGGAGCAGGTGATACTTTTAACGGTGCATTAGCGGTTGCACTTTCCGAAGGTGAGACATTACAAAAAGCAATCCGCTTTGCAAACATTGCCGGTGGTCTTTCTGTAACAAAGTTAGGGGCACAAGGTGGTATGCCAACAAGAGAAAAGGTAAGAGAAGTGCAGGTGATTGTTGGATGA
- the rbsD gene encoding D-ribose pyranase, with the protein MKKHGVLNSEIAAVLASLGHTDTIVIADCGLPIPDGVKRIDLAVELGKPSFLEVLQVVIDDMAVEKLTLAEEITINNAEVNREVEARLKEAAFEYVSHEQFKERTKQAKAVIRTGEATLYANVILHAGVIF; encoded by the coding sequence ATGAAGAAGCATGGTGTATTAAATAGTGAAATTGCTGCGGTACTTGCTTCCCTTGGACATACGGATACAATTGTGATTGCTGATTGTGGTTTACCTATTCCAGATGGTGTAAAGCGAATTGATTTAGCGGTAGAACTTGGAAAACCATCGTTTCTAGAGGTGTTACAAGTCGTGATAGACGACATGGCAGTTGAAAAACTAACATTAGCAGAAGAGATTACGATCAATAATGCAGAAGTAAACAGAGAAGTTGAAGCACGTTTAAAAGAAGCTGCTTTTGAATACGTATCGCATGAGCAGTTTAAAGAACGTACAAAACAGGCAAAGGCAGTTATTCGTACGGGAGAAGCAACGCTATATGCGAATGTTATTTTACATGCCGGCGTGATTTTTTAA
- a CDS encoding sugar ABC transporter ATP-binding protein, with product MRIEMKNISKAFNGNPVLKNAQFSIETGEVHALMGENGAGKSTLMKILTGVYTKDSGQVTIDGQERTFKNAKEAEEYGIAFIHQELNILPNLTVAENMFLGKELMYGKTGILRTRQMNGLAQQQLASLGLHVKGAMLAGELSVGQQQIIEIGKALMTNASVIIMDEPTAALTDREIETLFTVINKLRKEGVSFVYISHRMEEIFSICDAITILRDGEYVGTRLILETSFDEVVSMMVGRSIGGRYPERDAKIGEVIFEMRNATKKGKFENISFQVRKGEILGVAGLMGAGRTDIMKAIFGHEPLDSGQIFMNGQEVKIDSPIDAIRQRIAFITEDRKSEGLVLDFSIRENLALPNLESLSKGSVMDKGIEAQFTEDMMKLLNVKAANGEQAVKSLSGGNQQKIVIAKWLGIHPQLLILDEPTRGVDVGAKKEIYSIMNKLTKQGDAVIMVSSELPEVLGMSDRVLVIHEGKVGGILEKDKATQESIMALATGGE from the coding sequence ATGCGTATTGAAATGAAAAATATTTCAAAAGCGTTCAATGGTAATCCTGTTTTAAAAAACGCACAGTTTAGTATTGAAACAGGAGAAGTCCATGCACTGATGGGGGAAAATGGAGCGGGAAAATCAACGCTCATGAAAATTTTAACAGGTGTATATACGAAAGATAGTGGTCAAGTCACGATTGATGGGCAAGAACGGACATTTAAAAACGCAAAAGAAGCTGAGGAATACGGAATTGCTTTTATTCATCAAGAGCTGAACATATTACCGAACTTAACAGTTGCTGAAAATATGTTTCTTGGGAAAGAGTTGATGTACGGCAAAACAGGCATTTTACGTACACGGCAAATGAATGGGTTAGCGCAGCAACAATTAGCAAGTCTTGGGCTTCACGTAAAAGGGGCTATGCTTGCTGGGGAATTATCAGTTGGACAGCAGCAAATTATTGAAATTGGTAAGGCCTTAATGACAAATGCGAGCGTTATTATTATGGACGAGCCGACAGCAGCCTTAACGGATCGCGAAATTGAAACACTCTTTACGGTTATTAATAAATTACGTAAAGAAGGCGTATCGTTCGTCTACATTTCACATCGCATGGAAGAAATCTTTTCTATTTGTGATGCTATTACGATTTTACGTGATGGGGAATATGTTGGAACGAGGTTAATTCTAGAAACATCATTTGATGAAGTAGTGAGTATGATGGTTGGTCGCAGCATCGGTGGGCGCTATCCGGAGCGCGATGCGAAGATCGGTGAAGTTATTTTTGAAATGCGTAACGCAACGAAAAAAGGGAAGTTTGAAAATATTTCGTTTCAAGTGAGAAAAGGTGAAATTCTCGGTGTCGCTGGATTAATGGGAGCTGGCCGCACTGATATTATGAAGGCGATATTTGGACATGAACCGTTAGATTCGGGCCAAATATTTATGAATGGGCAAGAAGTGAAAATTGATAGTCCAATTGATGCAATCCGGCAGCGAATTGCCTTTATTACAGAAGATCGAAAATCAGAAGGGCTTGTCTTAGATTTTTCTATTCGTGAAAATTTAGCATTGCCAAATCTAGAAAGTCTCTCAAAAGGTAGTGTGATGGATAAAGGAATAGAAGCACAGTTCACAGAGGATATGATGAAGCTTCTCAATGTAAAAGCGGCAAATGGTGAACAAGCCGTCAAATCACTTTCTGGTGGAAATCAACAAAAGATTGTTATTGCAAAATGGCTAGGAATCCATCCGCAGCTGTTAATTTTAGATGAACCAACACGGGGCGTTGATGTTGGAGCAAAAAAAGAAATTTACTCTATTATGAACAAGCTTACAAAGCAGGGGGATGCGGTTATTATGGTTTCATCCGAACTTCCAGAAGTTTTAGGAATGAGCGATCGTGTCCTTGTTATTCATGAAGGAAAAGTAGGCGGTATTTTAGAGAAAGATAAAGCAACACAAGAGTCCATTATGGCATTAGCTACAGGGGGAGAGTAA
- a CDS encoding ABC transporter permease subunit: protein MAKKGNILQQLGSLIGLALIIVVITALNPAFIEIPNLFNILRQVSINALIAFGMTFVILTGGIDLSVGSILALSSALVAGMMASGMDPFLAMAVGLLAGLVMGIVNGIIIAKGKVAPFIATLATMTIFRGLTLVYMDGRPITGLGDHLMFQMFGRGYFLGIPVPAVTMMIAFAALYFILKKTTFGRRTFAIGGNEEAAALSGINVTRIKVMIYGLSGILAALAGIVLTSRLDSAQPTAGSSYELDAIAAVVLGGTSLSGGRGWIVGTFIGVLIIGVLNNGLNLLGVSSFFQQVVKGLVILLAVLIDRRKEA from the coding sequence ATGGCTAAAAAGGGGAATATATTGCAGCAGCTAGGTTCTTTAATTGGATTGGCACTGATTATTGTAGTTATTACAGCATTAAATCCAGCATTTATTGAAATACCAAATTTATTTAATATTTTACGCCAAGTATCGATTAATGCACTCATTGCATTTGGAATGACCTTCGTTATTTTAACTGGGGGTATTGACTTATCGGTAGGTTCTATTTTAGCATTATCAAGTGCACTTGTTGCTGGAATGATGGCAAGTGGCATGGATCCGTTCCTTGCAATGGCAGTTGGATTATTGGCTGGGCTTGTAATGGGAATTGTAAACGGTATCATCATTGCGAAAGGAAAAGTGGCACCATTTATTGCGACATTAGCAACAATGACCATTTTCCGAGGGCTCACGCTTGTTTATATGGACGGACGTCCGATCACTGGCCTTGGTGATCACTTAATGTTTCAAATGTTTGGCCGTGGTTACTTCCTTGGTATTCCCGTACCAGCTGTAACGATGATGATTGCTTTTGCTGCATTGTACTTTATTTTAAAGAAGACAACGTTTGGTCGCCGTACTTTTGCAATTGGTGGAAATGAAGAAGCAGCGGCATTATCAGGTATTAATGTAACGCGAATAAAAGTAATGATTTATGGTCTTTCTGGAATTCTGGCAGCGCTTGCGGGTATCGTGTTAACATCACGCTTAGATTCTGCACAGCCAACTGCTGGTTCTTCTTACGAATTAGATGCAATTGCTGCAGTTGTATTAGGAGGAACAAGTCTTTCTGGTGGAAGAGGTTGGATTGTCGGCACGTTCATTGGTGTACTGATTATCGGTGTACTAAATAACGGTCTAAATTTATTAGGTGTATCTTCTTTCTTCCAACAAGTTGTAAAAGGGCTTGTGATCTTACTTGCTGTATTAATTGATCGTCGAAAAGAAGCATAA
- the rbsB gene encoding ribose ABC transporter substrate-binding protein RbsB, giving the protein MKKWLLVLVALIMVITAGCSMEPPEWAKDSSDKGRNKTIKVGFSVSTLNNPFFVTLKKGAEKKAKDSGIELIAVDAQNDAAKQTNDVEDLIQKGVDLVVINPTDSDAVASAVSAANAANIPVITVDRVANSGKVVSHIASNNVEGGTMAGDYIRELVGEGANVAELEGIPGSSAARERGKGFHKVADKGLKVVAKQAADFDRAKGLSVMENILQANNDIKAVFAHNDEMALGALEALKSAGKTDVVVVGFDATDDAVKAVNDGRMTATVAQKPELIGEKAMETARQVNQGKKVEKFIPIELELIKKK; this is encoded by the coding sequence ATGAAAAAATGGTTACTTGTACTCGTTGCACTCATAATGGTAATCACTGCTGGTTGTTCAATGGAACCACCAGAATGGGCAAAGGATTCTAGTGATAAAGGTCGAAATAAAACTATTAAAGTTGGATTTTCTGTTTCAACTTTAAACAATCCATTTTTCGTTACGTTGAAAAAAGGGGCAGAAAAGAAGGCGAAAGATAGTGGCATTGAGTTAATTGCTGTTGATGCACAAAATGATGCAGCGAAGCAAACGAATGATGTTGAGGATTTAATTCAAAAAGGCGTTGATCTAGTTGTCATTAATCCAACAGATTCAGATGCAGTTGCTTCAGCAGTAAGTGCAGCGAATGCAGCAAACATCCCTGTTATTACAGTAGATCGTGTTGCAAACTCAGGAAAAGTTGTTTCACACATCGCATCAAATAATGTAGAAGGTGGAACCATGGCTGGTGACTACATTCGTGAGCTTGTTGGTGAAGGTGCAAATGTTGCTGAGTTAGAAGGGATTCCTGGATCATCCGCTGCTCGTGAGCGTGGGAAAGGATTCCATAAAGTTGCCGATAAGGGGCTAAAAGTTGTTGCAAAGCAAGCCGCAGACTTTGACCGTGCCAAAGGATTATCAGTTATGGAAAACATATTGCAGGCAAATAATGATATAAAAGCAGTGTTTGCTCATAATGATGAAATGGCATTAGGTGCGCTGGAAGCATTAAAATCTGCTGGAAAAACAGATGTGGTTGTTGTTGGATTTGATGCCACAGATGATGCTGTGAAAGCGGTTAATGACGGACGTATGACAGCAACTGTTGCGCAAAAACCAGAATTAATCGGAGAGAAAGCGATGGAAACAGCAAGACAAGTGAACCAAGGTAAAAAAGTGGAAAAATTCATTCCGATTGAATTAGAGCTTATTAAGAAAAAATAA
- the fsa gene encoding fructose-6-phosphate aldolase has protein sequence MKFFIDTANIDEIKEANDLGVLAGVTTNPSLVAKEGVDFHERIREICSVVTGPVSAEVISLESDKMIEEGKELAKIAPNVVVKVPMTKEGLKAVKAFSDLGIRTNVTLVFSAVQALLAARAGATYVSPFLGRLDDIGHNGMDLIRQIADIFVIHDIKTEIIAASVRHSVHVTDAALNGAHIATIPANVIGALVKHPLTDQGIEKFLADWEKTQGK, from the coding sequence ATGAAATTTTTTATTGATACAGCAAACATTGATGAAATTAAAGAGGCAAATGATTTAGGCGTATTAGCAGGTGTAACAACAAATCCATCACTTGTAGCAAAAGAAGGCGTAGATTTCCATGAACGTATTCGTGAAATTTGCAGCGTTGTAACAGGACCTGTAAGTGCAGAAGTTATTAGCCTAGAATCAGATAAAATGATTGAAGAAGGAAAAGAATTAGCAAAAATTGCTCCAAACGTTGTTGTAAAAGTACCAATGACAAAAGAAGGCTTAAAAGCAGTAAAAGCATTCTCTGATTTAGGAATTCGTACAAACGTTACGTTAGTATTCTCTGCAGTACAAGCATTGCTTGCAGCACGTGCAGGTGCAACGTACGTATCTCCATTCTTAGGTCGTTTAGATGATATCGGTCATAATGGTATGGACTTAATTCGCCAAATCGCTGATATCTTTGTAATTCATGACATTAAAACAGAAATTATCGCAGCATCTGTACGCCATAGCGTTCACGTAACAGACGCAGCATTAAACGGTGCACACATTGCAACAATTCCGGCAAACGTAATTGGCGCATTAGTGAAACATCCGTTAACAGATCAAGGAATTGAGAAATTCTTAGCTGATTGGGAGAAAACACAAGGGAAATAA